Proteins found in one Miscanthus floridulus cultivar M001 chromosome 4, ASM1932011v1, whole genome shotgun sequence genomic segment:
- the LOC136550394 gene encoding protein WEAK CHLOROPLAST MOVEMENT UNDER BLUE LIGHT 1-like: MESTYGTEESNSKDSSEDLPTPPAAKEVPGHSDYEGPSGHEVLETRLPDLTEDIAESNAPSNTDPEILSNSGPTEAYISSTNDKADYPSSVDASEVNGVPVNVSNGAGTMLRDEMKPKVYETQHQTDTHTKLKMKQDSETTLESPYRGLIDTAAPFESVREAVTKFGGIVDWKAHKAQMIERRKLIQPELEKIRTEIPLCKEELEAAEMAKSQVVGELEHIKRLIEELKHHLEKVQVEEAQAKQDSELAQLRAQEIEHGVADEASAIARTQMEVAKERHKKAVAELKSVKEELTSVHEQYAALIDERDTAIKRAEEVISAGKEIEKRVEELTLELIASKGSLELAHAAHHEAEECRIGAALAKEQDCIAWEKELHQAQEELEQLDSKLKFNNDMQLNIDANLRKLLSLKSELSAYMVKKLTEEAEGVSKEHESEDSKHISNSVKEALALKQKELQEVKADIEKAKAEANVLRFAATTLRSELDNEKASLVALQQGEAMASVAVSSLEAELNRTKQEIESVRSKEAEAEEKVVELPMVLQQATQEAEDARVAAHLAHEELKKAKEEFEKTKAAATAAETRLSAVVKEAEASVASERLAREAVQALQESKEARDTTDSTRRVVLPLSEYYELSKRAHEAEEQASEKVAEALAQVVSAKESEARSLERLKETSEEMDEKKEALEIALERAGRANEGKLGAEQELRKWRADREQRRRAHESTKRAANPLNGPSRVFVEQKDPYHKEQESKVQMSGSSYEGLVPNQKLQRKKSLFPLMGSVLSRKTRAQT, encoded by the exons ATGGAATCGACGTATGGCACTGAAGAGAGTAACTCAAAAGACTCTTCAGAGGATTTACCAACTCCTCCTGCAGCCAAGGAAGTTCCTGGACATAGTGATTATGAGGGGCCAAGCGGACATGAG GTCCTAGAAACGAGGCTTCCTGATCTAACAGAAGACATTGCGGAATCAAATGCGCCTTCCAATACAGATCCTGAAATACTGTCTAATTCAGGACCAACTGAGGCATACATAAGCTCAACAAATGATAAGGCAGATTATCCTTCTTCAGTAGATGCAAGTGAAGTGAACGGTGTGCCTGTAAATGTTTCAAATGGTGCCGGAACTATGCTAAGGGATGAAATGAAACCTAAAGTTTATGAAACACAGCATCAGACTGATACGCACACAAAGCTGAAAATGAAACAAGATTCAGAAACAACACTTGAAAGTCCATACAGAGGCCTTATTGACACTGCTGCACCCTTTGAGTCTGTTAGAGAAGCTGTCACCAAGTTTGGAGGAATTGTTGATTGGAAAGCTCACAAAGCTCAGATGATCGAG AGACGCAAGCTCATACAACCTGAACTTGAAAAGATTCGAACAGAAATTCCACTTTGCAAGGAGGAACTAGAAGCTGCTGAGATGGCTAAATCTCAAGTTGTGGGTGAGCTAGAGCACATCAAGAGGCTTATTGAGGAGCTGAAGCATCACCTGGAGAAAGTACAGGTTGAAGAAGCTCAGGCAAAGCAGGACTCTGAGCTTGCACAACTCAGGGCACAAGAGATTGAGCACGGAGTTGCTGATGAAGCTAGTGCGATAGCCAGGACACAAATGGAAGTCGCCAAAGAAAGGCACAAAAAGGCTGTTGCTGAACTTAAGTCAGTAAAAGAGGAGTTGACGTCAGTACATGAACAGTATGCTGCCCTGATAGATGAAAGAGACACGGCAATCAAAAGAGCAGAAGAGGTCATATCTGCAGGGAAGGAGATTGAGAAGAGAGTGGAGGAACTGACATTAGAATTGATTGCGTCTAAAGGGTCTCTTGAGTTGGCCCATGCTGCACATCATGAAGCAGAGGAATGCAGGATCGGTGCAGCATTGGCGAAAGAGCAGGATTGCATTGCCTGGGAGAAAGAGTTGCATCAGGCACAAGAGGAGCTGGAACAACTAGACAGTAAGCTTAAGTTCAATAATGATATGCAGCTGAATATTGATGCAAATTTGCGCAAGTTGCTTAGCCTCAAATCGGAGCTGTCTGCCTACATGGTGAAGAAACTGACTGAAGAAGCTGAAGGAGTTTCCAAGGAGCATGAGTCTGAAGATTCTAAACACATTAGCAACTCAGTTAAGGAAGCTCTAGCATTGAAACAGAAAGAACTTCAGGAGGTCAAAGCGGACATTGAGAAGGCAAAGGCTGAGGCCAACGTGTTAAGATTTGCTGCCACGACACTCAGATCAGAACTGGACAATGAGAAAGCTTCACTTGTTGCGTTGCAACAGGGGGAGGCTATGGCATCCGTTGCTGTTTCTTCACTAGAAGCTGAGCTCAATCGAACGAAACAAGAGATAGAATCTGTCAGGTCCAAGGAAGCAGAGGCCGAAGAAAAGGTGGTGGAGCTTCCCATGGTTTTACAGCAAGCGACTCAGGAGGCTGAGGACGCCAGGGTAGCAGCTCACTTAGCTCATGAGGAGCTGAAGAAGGCCAAGGAGGAATTCGAGAAAACCAAGGCAGCTGCAACTGCAGCAGAGACCAGGTTATCTGCTGTTGTGAAAGAAGCAGAAGCATCCGTAGCATCAGAGAGGCTAGCACGCGAGGCGGTTCAAGCTTTGCAAGAAAGCAAAGAGGCAAGAGACACTACAGATTCTACGAGACGAGTGGTGCTTCCTCTAAGCGAGTACTATGAACTCAGCAAGAGAGCACATGAAGCCGAAGAACAGGCGAGTGAGAAGGTAGCAGAAGCATTGGCACAGGTAGTGTCGGCAAAGGAATCAGAAGCAAGGAGCCTGGAGAGACTAAAGGAAACATCCGAGGAAatggatgagaagaaggaagcaCTTGAAATTGCATTGGAGAGAGCCGGGAGGGCGAACGAAGGTAAACTTGGTGCGGAGCAGGAACTGAGGAAATGGAGAGCTGACCGTGAGCAGCGCCGCAGAGCTCATGAATCCACGAAACGCGCGGCGAATCCTTTGAATGGTCCATCTAGAGTATTTGTTGAACAGAAGGATCCATACCACAAGGAGCAGGAATCCAAGGTACAGATGTCGGGAAGTAGCTACGAGGGCCTTGTTCCAAACCAAAAGTTGCAGAGGAAGAAATCGCTGTTCCCTCTGATGGGCTCGGTTCTATCCAGGAAGACCCGGGCACAGACGTGA
- the LOC136550395 gene encoding calmodulin-like gives MAIRGVASIREDMTLEEFKEWLKQFDTDGDGRISRNELREALRRRGGWFTTWKSGRALRQADKNNSGFLDDSEIENLVAFAQKDLGMKISAW, from the coding sequence ATGGCGATCCGGGGCGTCGCCTCCATCCGCGAGGACATGACGCTGGAGGAGTTCAAGGAGTGGCTCAAGCAGTTCGACACCGACGGCGATGGCCGGATCAGCCGGAACGAGCTCCGGGAGGCgctccgccgccgcggcggctggTTCACCACCTGGAAGAGCGGCCGCGCCCTTCGCCAGGCCGACAAGAACAACAGCGGCTTCCTGGACGACTCCGAGATCGAGAACCTCGTCGCCTTCGCCCAGAAGGATCTCGGCATGAAGATATCCGCCtggtag
- the LOC136552705 gene encoding uncharacterized protein — protein sequence MATAAVTPNAPLQRGPGKEHRTAITVPEFKRWVKQFDTDHDGRISRKELREAIRRRGAWFSGLRALFAVRRADRNRNGFVDDSEIEGLIDFAERELGFRITTE from the coding sequence ATGGCCACGGCAGCCGTGACTCCGAACGCGCCGCTGCAGAGGGGCCCGGGGAAGGAGCACCGGACGGCGATCACGGTGCCGGAGTTCAAGCGCTGGGTGAAGCAATTCGACACCGACCACGACGGCCGCATCAGCAGGAAGGAGCTCCGGGAGGCCATCCGCCGCCGGGGCGCGTGGTTCTCCGGCCTGCGCGCCCTGTTCGCTGTCCGGCGCGCCGACAGGAACCGCAACGGGTTCGTGGACGACTCCGAGATCGAGGGCCTCATCGACTTCGCCGAGAGGGAGCTGGGCTTCAGGATCACAACGGAATGA
- the LOC136552706 gene encoding probable calcium-binding protein CML22, with amino-acid sequence MSATARCLEAMEGPGSGSSRFLLFPGKEHRTSVTAAEFKKWLKQFDADGDGRISRRELREAIGHRGAWFASVKAWCAVRRADMDRNGFVDDCEMESLVEFAENELGFLISKEPTPDGRNHCRW; translated from the coding sequence ATGTCCGCCACGGCCAGATGCCTCGAGGCGATGGAAGGGCCGGGCTCGGGCAGCAGCAGGTTCCTGCTGTTCCCGGGGAAGGAGCACAGGACCAGCGTCACGGCGGCGGAGTTCAAGAAGTGGCTGAAGCAGTTCGACGCCGACGGCGACGGGCGGATCAGCAGGCGGGAGCTCCGGGAGGCCATCGGCCACCGGGGCGCGTGGTTCGCCAGCGTCAAGGCCTGGTGCGCCGTCCGCCGCGCCGACATGGACCGCAACGGCTTCGTGGACGACTGCGAGATGGAGAGCCTCGTCGAGTTCGCCGAGAACGAGCTGGGCTTCCTCATTTCCAAGGAGCCGACGCCCGACGGGCGCAACCACTGCAGGTGGTGA